A region from the Fusarium graminearum PH-1 chromosome 4, whole genome shotgun sequence genome encodes:
- a CDS encoding alpha-1,2 mannosyltransferase KTR1 has product MRFLSDDGGENYNKCHFWSNFEVGSLSWLRSKPYLDFFESLDKDGGFFYERWGDAPVHSIAAGLLLKKEQIHFFEDIAYYHVPFTHCPTDEQRRMDLRCHCNPDNNFDWKGYSCTSRFFDLNGMEKPKGFEKQQ; this is encoded by the exons ATGCGCTTCCTCAGTGACGATGGCGGTGAGAACTACAACAAGTGCCATTTC TGGTCCAACTTTGAAGTTGGTAGTTTGTCCTGGCTTCGCAGCAAGCCTTACCTCGATTTCTTCGAGtctctcgacaaggatggtgGTTTCTTTTACGAGCGATGGGGTGATGCACCTGTCCACTCCATTGCTGCCGgtcttctcctcaagaaggaaCAGATTCACTTCTTTGAGGACATTGCCTATTACCACGTTCCTTTCACTCACTGCCCTACTGATGAGCAGCGACGAATGGATCTTCGTTGCCACTGCAACCCCGATAACAACTTTGACTGGAAGGGTTACTCTT GCACTTCTCGATTCTTTGACCTTAACGGCATGGAGAAGCCCAAGGGTTTTGAAAAGCAGCAGTAG
- a CDS encoding 30S ribosomal protein S12, translating into MVGSILRQFFSPAIRRPLATAISTPPSRLLQPSLRTFTTTTPRAFAPTTARPATLNQVLRGIRKGKRARHAVSPALSNTHCPALKGVCLRVGVVRPKKPNSGERKTARVKLSTGAVVTAYIPGEGHNIQQHSVVLVRGGRAQDCPGVRYHLVRGALDLGGVASRTTSRSKYGTKKPKKATVG; encoded by the exons ATGGTCGGCTCTATCCTCCGCCAATTCTTCTCCCCGGCGATCCGGCGTCCCCTCGCTACGgccatctcaacaccacccaGCCGTCTTCTACAACCGTCCCTCCGAACATTCACCACCACAACACCCCGCGCTTTTGCTCCTACGACCGCTCGCCCCGCGACTCTGAACCAGGTCCTGCGTGGAATTCGAAAGGGAAAGCGCGCTCGTCACGCTGTTTCTCCTGCTCTATCCAACACACACTGCCCAGCTCTCAAGGGTGTATGCCTTCGAGTCGGTGTCGTTCgacccaagaagcccaacTCCGGTGAACGAAAGACTGCGCGTGTGAAGCTCTCCACCGGAGCTGTTGTTACGGCGTATATCCCTGGTGAAGGACACAATATCCAGCAACATAGTGTTGTTCTTGTTAGAGGTGGTCGTGCGCAAGATTGTCCTGGTGTGAGATACCATCTTGTTCGAGGCGCTCTGGATTTG GGTGGTGTTGCGAGCCGAACGACGAGTCGCAGCAAGTACGgcaccaagaagcccaagaaggctacTGTTGGTTAA